TTGTTATGCTAGGTGAGGGGAAATTGCAGGAGACTATAGCCCAATTGGCAGAGGAGTTACACATTGCCGAAGATGTTGATATGCTCGGGTTTGTTGATAATCCCTACAAATATATGGCTCGAGCCTCGCTTTTTGTCCTCTCATCGATATATGAAGGGCTTCCCACGGTGATGGTGGAGGCGTTGGCTTGCGGCTGCCCGGTGGTAAGCACCGATTGTCCCAGTGGTCCTGCCGAAATTTTGGATCATGGTCGGTATGGCCGGCTGGTACCCGTACAGGATGAACACGCTCTGGCCTTGGCGATTCTCTCTGCTTTGGATGAACAACATGACCCATCTGTACTCAAAGCCAGGGGGATGGAGTTTTCTCTGGCAAAGGCAACCGAAGACTATCTCAGGCTGATCCCTTAAAGGTGTGTTAGTGTGAAAAATAGCTGTATGAAGAAACTGCGAAAACTCTTTCATGGAAGAACAAAGGTATTGGCGAAACTCGAGCCTCAGGAACAGCAGCTCATTACTGCTATCCGCCAGCAAAAGCTTACCTATTTGAGCGACCGTAAACTTGCCAATATCTGCACAGTGTGCCGATCGATTAAGGATAAAAAAATACCCGGGATATTGATTGAAGCCGGATGTGCCTTGGGTGGATCGACCATACTCATTGCCAAAAGCAAACATCAGCATCAGCCGCTTTATGTCTATGATGTTTTTGCGATGATTCCTCCCCCTTCCGACGAGGATGGCAGTGATGTCCATAGGCGATATGAAATTATCAGCCAGGGAAAGTCTGATGGCATAAAAGGGGATACCTATTATGGCTATGCGGATAATCTTTACGAGAAAGTTCAGCAGAATCTGCAGCAGTTCCATATCGATGAGGAACGAGACAATGTTTTTCTGATAAAGGGCATGCTCCAAGAGACCATGCAGGTGAGCAGACCGGTTGCTTTTGCCCACATTGACGTTGACTGGTATGAACCGGTAAAAACCTGCCTGCAGCAGATTATCCCTAAGCTGGTTGTTGGTGGTAGTGTAATAATTGACGATTACCATGACTGGTCCGGATGCCGTAGGGCAACAGATGAATATTTTCAGGATAAGGCCGGACAGTTTCAACTGGATGATACCATGGGATCAATGCGAGTAACCCGCATTAGATGCCGGTAGGGTC
The sequence above is drawn from the Candidatus Anaeroferrophillus wilburensis genome and encodes:
- a CDS encoding class I SAM-dependent methyltransferase → MKKLRKLFHGRTKVLAKLEPQEQQLITAIRQQKLTYLSDRKLANICTVCRSIKDKKIPGILIEAGCALGGSTILIAKSKHQHQPLYVYDVFAMIPPPSDEDGSDVHRRYEIISQGKSDGIKGDTYYGYADNLYEKVQQNLQQFHIDEERDNVFLIKGMLQETMQVSRPVAFAHIDVDWYEPVKTCLQQIIPKLVVGGSVIIDDYHDWSGCRRATDEYFQDKAGQFQLDDTMGSMRVTRIRCR